A single genomic interval of Hippoglossus stenolepis isolate QCI-W04-F060 chromosome 24, HSTE1.2, whole genome shotgun sequence harbors:
- the anos1a gene encoding anosmin-1a isoform X3 — MPATSSASLWIIFLLGSGVCARKQRAEAEDEESWPESVSRARCASRCLSLHSVAALSTSLQNNGSLGWCQNHKQCAKCLEPCKDTWEMKRKNNCRELCERVFPKKHWECVTSCEFLQSVLATKQGSCPPPERASGFAAACVESCDHDRECSAQKKCCSNGCGHTCQAPKDLYKGAPLKPRKELGFEELSDGQMVVRWSSRFNISAEPVVYILQRRWNFGIQPSEDTATPWQGAAQTTEQGVRLSDTRPGRWYQFRVAAVNTHGTRGFTTPSRHIHSSRDPSSPPAPTELRVANMSFGPGRAVSARLQWSTPADLDVPVHHHKVSWSWTAVGQSSASSLTKRRKTVRGSQVELDSMRSNRSYRVEVQAVSYWGQTQLKGPRAVLNFNTQRTTSSAQSKPIGDILDVGTPFYQDGQLRVHVYWQSSPVEFYRIQWGPEYCGHNQTRPMEKTSSQDNFVSLQGLLFACKYKVLLQPVSKKGRPLAESTSFFTPSCATVQAKSPSPISCPGETSASPQKVLLKAANLTASFEVRVGNVTAIFSWDLLRVLSHQQLTGYQVTWTELLPTNHHSSNKLPHSLISQSQILPPDGNVLVVSDLHPASLYRLEVRAITGEGEGPATNRTFQTPGYQNPTKHRSRLRKHPHKLPIIERH; from the exons ATGCCGGCCACAAGCAGCGCGTCCCTGTGGATTATTTTCCTCCTGGGCTCCGGGGTGTGCGCCAGGAAGCAGCGCGCCGAGGCGGAGGATGAGGAGTCCTGGCCGGAGAGCGTGTCCAGGGCGAGGTGTGCGTCGCGGTGCCTCAGCCTGCACAGCGTCGCTGCGCTCTCCACATCGCTCCAG AATAATGGATCCTTGGGCTGGTGTCAAAATCATAAACAGTGTGCAAAG TGCCTGGAGCCCTGCAAAGATACCtgggagatgaagaggaagaacaactgCAGGGAGCTTTGCGAG CGGGTGTTTCCCAAGAAGCACTGGGAGTGCGTGACCAGCTGTGAGTTCCTGCAGTCGGTGCTGGCGACCAAGCAGGGCAGCTGTCCGCCTCCGGAGAGAGCCAGTGGCTTCGCGGCGGCCTGCGTGGAGAGCTGTGACCACGACCGGGAGTGCTCGGCTCAGAAGAAATGCTGCTCCAACGGTTGCGGCCACACCTGCCAGGCCCCCAAAGACCTCTACAAAG GTGCTCCTCTGAAGCCAAGGAAAGAGCTGGGCTTCGAGGAACTCTCCGATGGTCAGATGGTGGTGCGCTGGTCGTCCCGTTTCAACATCTCAGCGGAGCCGGTGGTCTACATCCTGCAGAGGAGGTGGAACTTTGGCATCCAGCCCAGCGAGGACACTGCCACCCCCTGGCAGGGGGCTGCCCAG ACCACAGAGCAGGGGGTGAGGCTATCTGACACCCGGCCTGGACGCTGGTACCAGTTCAGAGTGGCAGCCGTCAACACCCACGGGACCAGAGGTTTCACCACACCCAGCAGGCACATCCACTCGAGCAGAG ACCCCTCCAGTCCTCCTGCTCCCACTGAGCTGAGAGTGGCCAACATGAGCTTCGGCCCTGGCAGGGCGGTGTCGGCCCGGCTCCAGTGGAGCACGCCTGCCGACCTGGACGTCCCCGTCCACCACCACAAGGTCAGCTGGAGCTGGACTGCAGTGGGACAGTCCTCCGCTTCATCCCTGaccaagaggaggaagacagtcAGAGGG agccAAGTGGAGCTGGACAGCATGCGCTCTAACAGGAGCTACAGGGTGGAGGTCCAGGCTGTGTCCTACTGGGGACAAACTCAACTCAAAGGACCCCGAGCCGTCCTGAACTTCAACACGCAGCGCA CCACCAGTTCCGCTCAGAGCAAACCCATAGGAGACATTCTGGATGTGGGGACACCGTTCTACCAGGACGGACAGCTCCGGGTTCATGTTTACTGGCAGAGCAGCCCTG TTGAGTTCTACAGAATCCAGTGGGGACCAGAGTATTGTGGACACAACCAGACCAGACCCATGGAGAAGACCAGCTCACAG GACAACTTTGTCAGCCTGCAGGGTTTGCTCTTCGCCTGCAAGTATAAAGTCCTCCTGCAGCCGGTCAGCAAGAAGGGTCGCCCTCTGGCAGAAAGCACCAGCTTCTTCACTCCTTCCTGTGCCACCGTTCAGGCCAAGAGTCCGAGTCCCATCTCCTGCCCTGGAGAAACAT CAGCGTCCCCTCAGAAGGTCCTGCTGAAGGCAGCCAACCTGACAGCATCCTTCGAGGTCCGGGTAGGCAACGTGACAGCCATCTTCAGCTGGGATTTGTTAAGGGTCCTGTCCCACCAGCAGCTGACTGGTTACCAAGTGACCTGGACGGAGCTCCTCCCCACTAaccaccacagcagcaacaagctGCCTCACAGCCTCATCTCCCAGTCCCAGATCCTACCCCCG GACGGTAACGTTCTGGTGGTGTCAGACCTACACCCTGCCAGTCTGTACAGGCTGGAGGTGCGCGCCATCACAGGAGAGGGGGAAGGTCCTGCAACCAACCGGACCTTTCAGACTCCTGGATACCAAAACCCAACGAAGCACA GATCCAGGCTGAGGAAGCATCCCCATAAACTGCCAATCATAGAGAGGCACTGA
- the anos1a gene encoding anosmin-1a isoform X2, whose product MPATSSASLWIIFLLGSGVCARKQRAEAEDEESWPESVSRARCASRCLSLHSVAALSTSLQNNGSLGWCQNHKQCAKCLEPCKDTWEMKRKNNCRELCERVFPKKHWECVTSCEFLQSVLATKQGSCPPPERASGFAAACVESCDHDRECSAQKKCCSNGCGHTCQAPKDLYKGAPLKPRKELGFEELSDGQMVVRWSSRFNISAEPVVYILQRRWNFGIQPSEDTATPWQGAAQTTEQGVRLSDTRPGRWYQFRVAAVNTHGTRGFTTPSRHIHSSRDPSSPPAPTELRVANMSFGPGRAVSARLQWSTPADLDVPVHHHKVSWSWTAVGQSSASSLTKRRKTVRGSQVELDSMRSNRSYRVEVQAVSYWGQTQLKGPRAVLNFNTQRTTSSAQSKPIGDILDVGTPFYQDGQLRVHVYWQSSPDPSVEFYRIQWGPEYCGHNQTRPMEKTSSQDNFVSLQGLLFACKYKVLLQPVSKKGRPLAESTSFFTPSCATVQAKSPSPISCPGETSSPQKVLLKAANLTASFEVRVGNVTAIFSWDLLRVLSHQQLTGYQVTWTELLPTNHHSSNKLPHSLISQSQILPPDGNVLVVSDLHPASLYRLEVRAITGEGEGPATNRTFQTPGYQNPTKHRSRLRKHPHKLPIIERH is encoded by the exons ATGCCGGCCACAAGCAGCGCGTCCCTGTGGATTATTTTCCTCCTGGGCTCCGGGGTGTGCGCCAGGAAGCAGCGCGCCGAGGCGGAGGATGAGGAGTCCTGGCCGGAGAGCGTGTCCAGGGCGAGGTGTGCGTCGCGGTGCCTCAGCCTGCACAGCGTCGCTGCGCTCTCCACATCGCTCCAG AATAATGGATCCTTGGGCTGGTGTCAAAATCATAAACAGTGTGCAAAG TGCCTGGAGCCCTGCAAAGATACCtgggagatgaagaggaagaacaactgCAGGGAGCTTTGCGAG CGGGTGTTTCCCAAGAAGCACTGGGAGTGCGTGACCAGCTGTGAGTTCCTGCAGTCGGTGCTGGCGACCAAGCAGGGCAGCTGTCCGCCTCCGGAGAGAGCCAGTGGCTTCGCGGCGGCCTGCGTGGAGAGCTGTGACCACGACCGGGAGTGCTCGGCTCAGAAGAAATGCTGCTCCAACGGTTGCGGCCACACCTGCCAGGCCCCCAAAGACCTCTACAAAG GTGCTCCTCTGAAGCCAAGGAAAGAGCTGGGCTTCGAGGAACTCTCCGATGGTCAGATGGTGGTGCGCTGGTCGTCCCGTTTCAACATCTCAGCGGAGCCGGTGGTCTACATCCTGCAGAGGAGGTGGAACTTTGGCATCCAGCCCAGCGAGGACACTGCCACCCCCTGGCAGGGGGCTGCCCAG ACCACAGAGCAGGGGGTGAGGCTATCTGACACCCGGCCTGGACGCTGGTACCAGTTCAGAGTGGCAGCCGTCAACACCCACGGGACCAGAGGTTTCACCACACCCAGCAGGCACATCCACTCGAGCAGAG ACCCCTCCAGTCCTCCTGCTCCCACTGAGCTGAGAGTGGCCAACATGAGCTTCGGCCCTGGCAGGGCGGTGTCGGCCCGGCTCCAGTGGAGCACGCCTGCCGACCTGGACGTCCCCGTCCACCACCACAAGGTCAGCTGGAGCTGGACTGCAGTGGGACAGTCCTCCGCTTCATCCCTGaccaagaggaggaagacagtcAGAGGG agccAAGTGGAGCTGGACAGCATGCGCTCTAACAGGAGCTACAGGGTGGAGGTCCAGGCTGTGTCCTACTGGGGACAAACTCAACTCAAAGGACCCCGAGCCGTCCTGAACTTCAACACGCAGCGCA CCACCAGTTCCGCTCAGAGCAAACCCATAGGAGACATTCTGGATGTGGGGACACCGTTCTACCAGGACGGACAGCTCCGGGTTCATGTTTACTGGCAGAGCAGCCCTG ATCCTTCAGTTGAGTTCTACAGAATCCAGTGGGGACCAGAGTATTGTGGACACAACCAGACCAGACCCATGGAGAAGACCAGCTCACAG GACAACTTTGTCAGCCTGCAGGGTTTGCTCTTCGCCTGCAAGTATAAAGTCCTCCTGCAGCCGGTCAGCAAGAAGGGTCGCCCTCTGGCAGAAAGCACCAGCTTCTTCACTCCTTCCTGTGCCACCGTTCAGGCCAAGAGTCCGAGTCCCATCTCCTGCCCTGGAGAAACAT CGTCCCCTCAGAAGGTCCTGCTGAAGGCAGCCAACCTGACAGCATCCTTCGAGGTCCGGGTAGGCAACGTGACAGCCATCTTCAGCTGGGATTTGTTAAGGGTCCTGTCCCACCAGCAGCTGACTGGTTACCAAGTGACCTGGACGGAGCTCCTCCCCACTAaccaccacagcagcaacaagctGCCTCACAGCCTCATCTCCCAGTCCCAGATCCTACCCCCG GACGGTAACGTTCTGGTGGTGTCAGACCTACACCCTGCCAGTCTGTACAGGCTGGAGGTGCGCGCCATCACAGGAGAGGGGGAAGGTCCTGCAACCAACCGGACCTTTCAGACTCCTGGATACCAAAACCCAACGAAGCACA GATCCAGGCTGAGGAAGCATCCCCATAAACTGCCAATCATAGAGAGGCACTGA
- the anos1a gene encoding anosmin-1a isoform X1: MPATSSASLWIIFLLGSGVCARKQRAEAEDEESWPESVSRARCASRCLSLHSVAALSTSLQNNGSLGWCQNHKQCAKCLEPCKDTWEMKRKNNCRELCERVFPKKHWECVTSCEFLQSVLATKQGSCPPPERASGFAAACVESCDHDRECSAQKKCCSNGCGHTCQAPKDLYKGAPLKPRKELGFEELSDGQMVVRWSSRFNISAEPVVYILQRRWNFGIQPSEDTATPWQGAAQTTEQGVRLSDTRPGRWYQFRVAAVNTHGTRGFTTPSRHIHSSRDPSSPPAPTELRVANMSFGPGRAVSARLQWSTPADLDVPVHHHKVSWSWTAVGQSSASSLTKRRKTVRGSQVELDSMRSNRSYRVEVQAVSYWGQTQLKGPRAVLNFNTQRTTSSAQSKPIGDILDVGTPFYQDGQLRVHVYWQSSPDPSVEFYRIQWGPEYCGHNQTRPMEKTSSQDNFVSLQGLLFACKYKVLLQPVSKKGRPLAESTSFFTPSCATVQAKSPSPISCPGETSASPQKVLLKAANLTASFEVRVGNVTAIFSWDLLRVLSHQQLTGYQVTWTELLPTNHHSSNKLPHSLISQSQILPPDGNVLVVSDLHPASLYRLEVRAITGEGEGPATNRTFQTPGYQNPTKHRSRLRKHPHKLPIIERH, encoded by the exons ATGCCGGCCACAAGCAGCGCGTCCCTGTGGATTATTTTCCTCCTGGGCTCCGGGGTGTGCGCCAGGAAGCAGCGCGCCGAGGCGGAGGATGAGGAGTCCTGGCCGGAGAGCGTGTCCAGGGCGAGGTGTGCGTCGCGGTGCCTCAGCCTGCACAGCGTCGCTGCGCTCTCCACATCGCTCCAG AATAATGGATCCTTGGGCTGGTGTCAAAATCATAAACAGTGTGCAAAG TGCCTGGAGCCCTGCAAAGATACCtgggagatgaagaggaagaacaactgCAGGGAGCTTTGCGAG CGGGTGTTTCCCAAGAAGCACTGGGAGTGCGTGACCAGCTGTGAGTTCCTGCAGTCGGTGCTGGCGACCAAGCAGGGCAGCTGTCCGCCTCCGGAGAGAGCCAGTGGCTTCGCGGCGGCCTGCGTGGAGAGCTGTGACCACGACCGGGAGTGCTCGGCTCAGAAGAAATGCTGCTCCAACGGTTGCGGCCACACCTGCCAGGCCCCCAAAGACCTCTACAAAG GTGCTCCTCTGAAGCCAAGGAAAGAGCTGGGCTTCGAGGAACTCTCCGATGGTCAGATGGTGGTGCGCTGGTCGTCCCGTTTCAACATCTCAGCGGAGCCGGTGGTCTACATCCTGCAGAGGAGGTGGAACTTTGGCATCCAGCCCAGCGAGGACACTGCCACCCCCTGGCAGGGGGCTGCCCAG ACCACAGAGCAGGGGGTGAGGCTATCTGACACCCGGCCTGGACGCTGGTACCAGTTCAGAGTGGCAGCCGTCAACACCCACGGGACCAGAGGTTTCACCACACCCAGCAGGCACATCCACTCGAGCAGAG ACCCCTCCAGTCCTCCTGCTCCCACTGAGCTGAGAGTGGCCAACATGAGCTTCGGCCCTGGCAGGGCGGTGTCGGCCCGGCTCCAGTGGAGCACGCCTGCCGACCTGGACGTCCCCGTCCACCACCACAAGGTCAGCTGGAGCTGGACTGCAGTGGGACAGTCCTCCGCTTCATCCCTGaccaagaggaggaagacagtcAGAGGG agccAAGTGGAGCTGGACAGCATGCGCTCTAACAGGAGCTACAGGGTGGAGGTCCAGGCTGTGTCCTACTGGGGACAAACTCAACTCAAAGGACCCCGAGCCGTCCTGAACTTCAACACGCAGCGCA CCACCAGTTCCGCTCAGAGCAAACCCATAGGAGACATTCTGGATGTGGGGACACCGTTCTACCAGGACGGACAGCTCCGGGTTCATGTTTACTGGCAGAGCAGCCCTG ATCCTTCAGTTGAGTTCTACAGAATCCAGTGGGGACCAGAGTATTGTGGACACAACCAGACCAGACCCATGGAGAAGACCAGCTCACAG GACAACTTTGTCAGCCTGCAGGGTTTGCTCTTCGCCTGCAAGTATAAAGTCCTCCTGCAGCCGGTCAGCAAGAAGGGTCGCCCTCTGGCAGAAAGCACCAGCTTCTTCACTCCTTCCTGTGCCACCGTTCAGGCCAAGAGTCCGAGTCCCATCTCCTGCCCTGGAGAAACAT CAGCGTCCCCTCAGAAGGTCCTGCTGAAGGCAGCCAACCTGACAGCATCCTTCGAGGTCCGGGTAGGCAACGTGACAGCCATCTTCAGCTGGGATTTGTTAAGGGTCCTGTCCCACCAGCAGCTGACTGGTTACCAAGTGACCTGGACGGAGCTCCTCCCCACTAaccaccacagcagcaacaagctGCCTCACAGCCTCATCTCCCAGTCCCAGATCCTACCCCCG GACGGTAACGTTCTGGTGGTGTCAGACCTACACCCTGCCAGTCTGTACAGGCTGGAGGTGCGCGCCATCACAGGAGAGGGGGAAGGTCCTGCAACCAACCGGACCTTTCAGACTCCTGGATACCAAAACCCAACGAAGCACA GATCCAGGCTGAGGAAGCATCCCCATAAACTGCCAATCATAGAGAGGCACTGA